In Sulfitobacter guttiformis, the genomic stretch GAGCGAGGCGTTGTCCTTCCCGAGTATAGACACAATGTGCCGCACTCAGAACCAGATCAGGCGCAATAAGCGTTGCGGTGCAGTAACTGCCATCGCTCGTATCAAGGCGCCCGACTGCTTTCCACGGTGATGCTTGCTCCACTCGCGTCAATCCCACGAGGGCACTATCAGCCAACGCCGGCACGGCGCAAAGTGTAAGTAATAATATAAGGCTACGGCGAAACAAATTTGGCGCCTCCGCCCAGCCGCTCCCCTGCTCCAATCCGGCGCTCCCCCGGCTTGGCGCCCAAGTAGATAAAGCGGCCTGCAACCAATTCGGCCTGTAATTCGGCCAGAGGTTGGCCCAGCGCTGTTCCGAGAGAAACCTGCTCGCCCCTCACTTCGGCCTTGGCAGAGACCACAGAAACAATCTGGGCTTCCCCGTCTTCAATAACAAATATCGGCGCACCACTTGAACCGAAATCAACCGAACAGGACGTAACCAAAACGCCATCCTGCCGGGCCAATACCGCGCACATTTCCTGAAGAGATGGCGCTTCGGCACGATCGAGCGCGTAACTCACAACACCAACACTATCGCCGGCACGCGGACGAGCCCCTGTGCCGAACGGCTTGATTGAGGTGTTGCGGATCGGTTGGTCAAGCTCCAGCAGCGCCAGATCATTTCGCACCCGTTCCGACGAAAGTTCTTCCTGATAAACATAGGACGGATGAACGACCACCCGTGCAACATCACGGTAAGCGCCGGCACGCCCGTTGCGCCAGCCTGCGAGAAACTCGATATGGCCCTTATCAATCCGCTCACCTGTTTCGCTGTCGTACATACAATGCGCAGCAGTCAGAACGAGCTTGGGCGCGATCAGGGCGCCCGTACAAAAACCTTTTCCGTTAATATCAAGCCGGCCAACTGCTTCCCATGCCTTCGCATCATCACCATTATCAAGGCGTTTCAGATGCGCATCTTGGGCAACTGCACCAGAAGCCAGCAACAATCCCAAAACGGTCAGTGCTACCCATGCTTTCAAGCGAATTACCCCATACATTACCATGAACCTTGCAGTTACAGACGCGGTAAGGCGAAATTAGGGCAATGTCATTATCGCAGACGCGGTATGCCGTCTCTATGCATTTCGCGCCCATCGAGGGCGTGTGGTTTCGGTCCACCCCATGCCCAATCGAGCAGTTCCACAGAATGGACAACAGGCACCGCTGTAGCAGAGCCAATTTGCATCATGCACCCAATGTTCCCCGCCGCGATCACATCCGGATTTTTGGCTTCCAGGGTCTTGACCTTACGCTCTTTCAGCTGCCCTGATATTTCCGGCTGCATCAAATTATATGTCCCCGCAGACCCACAACAGAGATGAGGATCCGCGGGTTCGACGATCGTAAAACCCGCCTTTTTCAACAACGTCTTGGGGTGTGTTTTAATTTTCTGGCCGTGTTGCAGGGAACATGCGGCATGATAAGCGACGACCATCCCCTCTGCAGGGCGGGCCGTTTTTGTGACCTTTGACCATTCTGCTTCAGGGCTCCATACGGCACTTTCTGAATCAGCTGTCAGCTCGATCAACACCTCAGAGATATCGCGCGCAATCGCCGCAACCCGTGCGGCGTCCGGGGCCAGCGGATCATTGCGAAACATGTGACCATAATCCTTAACAGTCGTGCCACAGCCGGACGTGTTGATCACAATGGCGTCAAGCCCGCCCTCGTCCATCTCGCGAGCCCAAGCACGAATGTTTTTCGCAGCGGTCACATGGCTTTCCGCCGTTTTTCCCATGTGATGGGTAAGCGCGCCGCAACATCCCGCGCCTTCTGCAACAACCACTTCAGCACCCAACCGCGTCAGGACGCGGATCGTAGCGTCATTGATATCTGTGTTGAGTGCCTTTTGCGCACAGCCTGTCATAAGAGCCACACGCATCCGCCGCGGAGCGAGCGGCGAAAAGGTTTGCGGATCATCATTCCGGCTGACCGGAGGGATCACCTTTGGCGCCATTTCCAAAATCGCCCTCAGGCGAGCGTCGGGCATGAACCGTGCAAAAGGACGGCCCATTTTGGCCCCCAGAAGCGCCACACGAAATCGCATCGGATAGGGCAATATCCGCGCCAGAACCCATCGCAGGGCGCGGTCCGTAAATGGGCGCTTGTAACGTTGTTCGATATAATCCCGCGCATGATCCACCAGATGCATGTAATGCACACCCGAGGGGCAGGTCGTCATGCAGGCAAGACAACTGAGGCAGCGGTCAATGTGTTTGACCGTTTTTGCGTCTGGCTCCCGCTCGTTTTCGAGCATGTCCTTGATCAAATAAATCCGCCCACGTGGACTGTCCAATTCGTCGCCCAATACCTGATACGTTGGACAAGTAGCCGTGCAAAAACCGCAGTGCACACAGGCGCGCAAGATCTCGTTGGCACGCTTTGTGCCCGGCTCCTTGAGTTGTTCCTCACTAAATGTCGTTTGCATCTTATTCCCTCACCCCGCCAAAAGGCTGGCACTTGCCAATCCAAACCATGGCACTGTTGTTCCCAGCGCACCACAAACGGCGCTCAGGCGCCGCATCCGCCCGCTGTGGTCCATACGCCGTAGTGATTGTGCTCCATAGGCCAGCACACCAATCCAACCGCCCCAAATGAACACAATACCACCTCCGGTGACCAGCAGGTTTCGCCCCCACAAATGCGCAAATCCGTAGCGAAGCGTCAGGCCAGTTGATGCGCAAACCGCCATAAATATCGCCAACCGCCTGAATGCCACAGGTGAAGGCCCACCCTGCATGAGCGCGCGAAATGCTAAAGGCCCGCCAATAAATATAATAAAGAACAGAACCAAAAGGCTCATCCCATCAACCCCGCGTTTAATACACTGCGTGGATCAAACCGGGCCCTCAGACCCGCGGTGATACGCGCCACACCTGCCGCCTCAGGCTCGAACCGCGGCTGACCGGTTCCACGCACCAAAGTCGCATGCCCGTCATACACACCCAATTGCGTACGCAAATCGTATCCTGCAGGTGTCAGCATCCAGATCAAACCGCCTGCCCAATCATAAAGGACGTTACGCGCACCTGATCGGGCTGCAAGCGAAGGGCCGTCGGATGGCTTGCAGGACACACGCCATACATCACCATCAAGGCCGGCAAATCCTGCAACATCCCGCCATGCAGTCCAACGCGCTACATCCTCTTCTACAACGGTTATTTCACCCCCTAGCAGTGCTTTGAGCTGTGTGCATCGGTAGCTAACAGATTGCGCGAACCCCTCAATCCGCAGCGATGTCTCTCCCGCCGCCGGGTCATGAGCCGCAGCCGACACCTCGAAGGGGCTGCCCAGCGCGCGGGCCAACGCGCTCACCGCAGCGACATCGTCCAATCCGTGCAACACCAGCGTCGCTTGTGTCTCAGGACGGGGCAACACCTTGAGCGATACCTCGCTTAGAACGCCCAACGTGCCGTGGGCGCCCGCCATCAGCTTTACCAGATC encodes the following:
- a CDS encoding trypsin-like serine peptidase, with product MYGVIRLKAWVALTVLGLLLASGAVAQDAHLKRLDNGDDAKAWEAVGRLDINGKGFCTGALIAPKLVLTAAHCMYDSETGERIDKGHIEFLAGWRNGRAGAYRDVARVVVHPSYVYQEELSSERVRNDLALLELDQPIRNTSIKPFGTGARPRAGDSVGVVSYALDRAEAPSLQEMCAVLARQDGVLVTSCSVDFGSSGAPIFVIEDGEAQIVSVVSAKAEVRGEQVSLGTALGQPLAELQAELVAGRFIYLGAKPGERRIGAGERLGGGAKFVSP
- the glcF gene encoding glycolate oxidase subunit GlcF, with the protein product MQTTFSEEQLKEPGTKRANEILRACVHCGFCTATCPTYQVLGDELDSPRGRIYLIKDMLENEREPDAKTVKHIDRCLSCLACMTTCPSGVHYMHLVDHARDYIEQRYKRPFTDRALRWVLARILPYPMRFRVALLGAKMGRPFARFMPDARLRAILEMAPKVIPPVSRNDDPQTFSPLAPRRMRVALMTGCAQKALNTDINDATIRVLTRLGAEVVVAEGAGCCGALTHHMGKTAESHVTAAKNIRAWAREMDEGGLDAIVINTSGCGTTVKDYGHMFRNDPLAPDAARVAAIARDISEVLIELTADSESAVWSPEAEWSKVTKTARPAEGMVVAYHAACSLQHGQKIKTHPKTLLKKAGFTIVEPADPHLCCGSAGTYNLMQPEISGQLKERKVKTLEAKNPDVIAAGNIGCMMQIGSATAVPVVHSVELLDWAWGGPKPHALDGREMHRDGIPRLR
- a CDS encoding FAD-binding protein; its protein translation is MYLPTTEAELAGIIRETDQPLAVKGGGTRGVRVDGAPLGTSGMTGITLYEPGAMTIVAQAGTPVADVEVALAAENQRLAFEPMDHRALMTTSGTPTIGGIIAANISGPRRISVGAARDFLLGVRYVDGMGQIVKNGGRVMKNVTGYDLVKLMAGAHGTLGVLSEVSLKVLPRPETQATLVLHGLDDVAAVSALARALGSPFEVSAAAHDPAAGETSLRIEGFAQSVSYRCTQLKALLGGEITVVEEDVARWTAWRDVAGFAGLDGDVWRVSCKPSDGPSLAARSGARNVLYDWAGGLIWMLTPAGYDLRTQLGVYDGHATLVRGTGQPRFEPEAAGVARITAGLRARFDPRSVLNAGLMG